The following coding sequences lie in one Pseudomonas sp. B33.4 genomic window:
- a CDS encoding 1-aminocyclopropane-1-carboxylate deaminase/D-cysteine desulfhydrase produces the protein MLLPPSDWLPQAPLEHLHLDWLAAASVEVAILRLDQIDPLISGNKWFKLIEHLKAADRAGAEGIISLGGAHSNHLHALAAAGKRLGFKTVGLLRGHAQETPTVQDLQAFGMQLHWLGYGGYRARNEPGFWEPWHAQYPQLYAVPEGGGGLAGALGCAAIQQQAQAQLHTLGWSDYHAWWLPCGTGTTLAGLVLAEAGGHPVYGALAVPDDHGVAPQVESILQAAGHGNGSYALLDASRGGFARVDPALLAFIEQTEQASGVPLEPLYTGKALLALKQQVEAGRFTIGTRLIFIHTGGLQGWRGFIASP, from the coding sequence ATGCTTTTGCCTCCCTCCGATTGGCTACCCCAAGCCCCCCTCGAACACCTTCATCTGGACTGGCTCGCAGCCGCCAGCGTTGAAGTCGCCATCCTGCGTCTCGACCAGATCGACCCGCTGATCAGCGGCAACAAATGGTTCAAACTCATCGAACACCTCAAAGCGGCAGACCGCGCGGGTGCCGAAGGCATCATCAGTCTCGGTGGCGCGCATTCCAATCATCTGCACGCATTGGCGGCGGCGGGTAAACGGCTGGGGTTCAAAACCGTGGGGCTGCTGCGCGGGCATGCACAGGAAACGCCGACAGTGCAGGATCTGCAGGCGTTCGGCATGCAGTTGCACTGGTTGGGTTACGGTGGCTATCGCGCGCGAAATGAACCAGGCTTTTGGGAGCCTTGGCATGCGCAGTATCCGCAGCTGTATGCGGTGCCCGAGGGCGGCGGTGGATTAGCCGGGGCGCTTGGTTGTGCGGCCATCCAACAGCAGGCGCAAGCGCAACTGCACACACTGGGCTGGAGTGATTATCACGCTTGGTGGCTGCCCTGCGGCACCGGCACGACATTGGCGGGACTGGTGCTGGCCGAAGCAGGCGGCCACCCGGTCTATGGCGCGCTGGCTGTGCCGGACGATCACGGTGTGGCGCCGCAAGTCGAGTCGATCCTGCAAGCCGCAGGGCACGGCAACGGGAGTTATGCACTGCTCGACGCTAGCCGTGGCGGCTTTGCCAGGGTTGATCCGGCGTTGCTGGCGTTCATCGAACAAACCGAGCAGGCCAGCGGCGTTCCTCTGGAGCCGCTGTACACCGGCAAGGCGTTGCTGGCGCTCAAACAGCAGGTCGAGGCGGGCAGGTTCACCATCGGCACGCGGCTGATCTTCATTCATACCGGAGGCTTGCAGGGCTGGCGCGGTTTTATCGCCAGCCCCTGA
- a CDS encoding NADPH-dependent 2,4-dienoyl-CoA reductase codes for MTAAHYPHLLAPLDLGFTTLRNRTLMGSMHTGLEEKPGGFERMAAYFAERARGGVGLMVTGGIGPNDEGGVYSGAAKLTTEEEALKHRIVTRAVHEAGGKICMQILHAGRYAYSPKQVAPSAIQAPINPFKPKELDEEGIEKQISDFVTCSVLAQTAEYDGVEIMGSEGYFINQFLAAHTNHRTDRWGGSYENRMRLPVEIVRRVREAVGPNFIIIFRLSMLDLVEGGSTWDEIVTLAKAIEQAGATIINTGIGWHEARIPTIATKVPRAAFSKVTAKLRGSVSIPLITTNRINTPEIAEQILAEGDADMVSMARPFLADPDFVNKAAEGRADEINTCIGCNQACLDHTFGGKLTSCLVNPRACHETELNYLPVQQIKKIAVVGAGPAGLSAATVAAERGHQVTLFDSASEIGGQFNIAKRVPGKEEFFETLRYFKRKLQTTNVEVCLNTRVDVAKLVDGGYDEIILATGIAPRVPAIPGVDNAKVLSYLDVILERKPVGKRVAVIGAGGIGFDVSEFLVHEGVATSQDRAAFWKEWGIDTQLEARGGVAGIKAAPHAPAREVFLLQRKKTKVGDGLGKTTGWIHRTGLKNKQVQMLNSVEYLSIDDQGLHIRIGETGEPQVLAVDNIVICAGQDPLRELHDGLVEAGQNVHLIGGADVAAELDAKRAINQGSRLAAEL; via the coding sequence ATGACCGCCGCTCATTACCCGCACCTGTTGGCCCCGCTGGACCTGGGATTCACCACGCTGCGCAACCGCACCCTGATGGGCTCGATGCACACCGGTCTGGAAGAAAAGCCGGGTGGCTTCGAACGCATGGCGGCATACTTCGCCGAACGTGCCCGTGGTGGCGTCGGCCTGATGGTCACCGGCGGCATTGGCCCGAACGACGAGGGCGGGGTTTACTCCGGCGCGGCCAAACTGACCACCGAGGAAGAAGCACTCAAACACCGCATCGTCACCCGTGCGGTGCATGAGGCGGGCGGCAAGATCTGCATGCAGATCCTTCACGCCGGGCGCTATGCCTACAGCCCGAAGCAAGTGGCGCCGAGTGCGATTCAGGCACCGATCAACCCGTTCAAACCGAAAGAGCTGGACGAAGAAGGCATCGAGAAGCAGATCAGCGATTTCGTCACCTGTTCGGTACTGGCGCAAACCGCCGAGTACGACGGTGTCGAGATCATGGGCTCGGAAGGTTATTTCATTAACCAGTTCCTCGCTGCGCACACCAACCACCGCACCGACCGTTGGGGTGGCAGTTACGAAAACCGCATGCGCCTGCCGGTGGAAATCGTTCGCCGCGTACGCGAAGCCGTCGGCCCGAACTTCATCATTATTTTCCGTCTGTCGATGCTTGATCTGGTCGAGGGCGGCAGCACCTGGGACGAGATCGTCACCTTGGCCAAAGCCATCGAGCAGGCCGGTGCGACTATCATCAACACTGGCATTGGCTGGCACGAGGCGCGGATTCCGACCATCGCCACCAAAGTGCCGCGTGCGGCATTCAGCAAGGTCACGGCCAAGCTGCGTGGCTCGGTGAGCATTCCGCTGATCACCACCAACCGCATCAACACCCCGGAAATCGCCGAGCAGATTCTTGCCGAAGGCGATGCCGACATGGTCTCGATGGCGCGGCCGTTCCTCGCCGACCCGGATTTCGTCAACAAGGCTGCCGAAGGTCGCGCTGACGAAATCAACACTTGCATCGGTTGCAACCAGGCCTGCCTCGACCACACCTTTGGCGGCAAGCTGACCAGTTGCCTGGTCAACCCGCGTGCTTGTCACGAAACCGAACTCAACTACCTGCCGGTGCAGCAGATCAAGAAGATTGCCGTGGTTGGCGCTGGCCCTGCCGGGTTGTCCGCTGCGACCGTGGCGGCCGAGCGCGGCCATCAGGTGACGTTGTTCGATTCGGCCAGCGAAATCGGCGGCCAGTTCAACATTGCCAAGCGTGTACCGGGCAAGGAAGAGTTCTTCGAAACCCTGCGTTACTTCAAGCGCAAGCTGCAAACCACTAACGTTGAGGTGTGCCTGAACACCCGCGTCGACGTGGCGAAACTGGTTGACGGCGGTTACGACGAAATCATCCTCGCCACCGGTATTGCGCCGCGTGTCCCGGCGATTCCGGGCGTCGACAACGCCAAGGTGTTGAGCTATCTGGACGTGATCCTCGAGCGCAAACCGGTTGGCAAACGCGTGGCCGTGATCGGCGCCGGTGGCATCGGTTTCGACGTCTCGGAGTTCCTCGTCCACGAAGGCGTAGCGACCAGTCAGGATCGTGCCGCGTTCTGGAAAGAGTGGGGCATCGATACGCAACTGGAAGCACGCGGTGGCGTTGCCGGGATCAAAGCCGCACCGCATGCACCGGCCCGCGAAGTGTTCCTGTTGCAGCGCAAGAAAACCAAGGTTGGCGATGGTCTGGGCAAAACCACCGGCTGGATTCACCGTACCGGTCTGAAGAACAAGCAGGTGCAGATGCTCAATAGCGTTGAATACCTGAGCATCGATGATCAGGGTCTGCACATTCGTATTGGCGAAACCGGCGAGCCGCAAGTGCTGGCGGTGGACAACATTGTGATTTGCGCGGGGCAGGATCCATTGCGTGAACTGCACGATGGCCTGGTTGAAGCGGGGCAGAATGTGCACCTGATCGGCGGTGCGGATGTCGCGGCTGAGCTGGACGCCAAGCGTGCGATCAACCAGGGCTCGCGCCTCGCCGCTGAACTTTAA
- a CDS encoding LysR family transcriptional regulator, with translation MSVSHAQLKAFHAVAVHGSFTKAAERLFLTQPAISDQVRKLEERFGVLLFHRNKRSVRLTDLGERLLAITQRLFVIEAEAQELLQESQALQTGSLILAVDAPVHVLPQIARFCERYPGISVKIETGNTDESLFRLFNYQADLALLGRDVTDERLLCVPLRNDPMVAFVSRNHPWAVRESICLEDLDDTPLVLREHGSVTRQTLEEEMARAGFRIRPAIQVEGREAAREAVVVGIGVGVVSAAEFGADSRVCALPIIDCTRRLTETLVCLREQSNRRVVATFLDMVRDSLV, from the coding sequence ATGTCGGTTTCCCACGCCCAACTCAAAGCCTTCCACGCCGTGGCCGTGCATGGAAGCTTCACCAAAGCCGCCGAGCGCCTTTTTCTCACGCAACCGGCGATTTCCGACCAGGTACGCAAACTAGAAGAACGCTTCGGCGTTTTGCTGTTTCACCGCAATAAACGTTCCGTACGTCTGACCGACCTGGGCGAGCGCTTGCTGGCGATCACTCAACGCCTGTTTGTGATTGAAGCCGAAGCGCAGGAACTGCTGCAGGAATCCCAGGCCTTGCAGACCGGCAGCCTGATTCTGGCGGTGGATGCGCCGGTGCACGTACTGCCGCAAATCGCGCGGTTCTGCGAGCGCTATCCGGGGATCAGCGTGAAGATCGAAACCGGCAATACCGATGAATCGCTGTTTCGCCTGTTCAACTATCAGGCGGATCTGGCGTTACTGGGGCGCGATGTCACAGATGAACGCTTGCTGTGCGTTCCATTGCGTAACGATCCGATGGTGGCGTTTGTTTCGCGCAATCATCCGTGGGCCGTGCGTGAATCGATTTGCCTGGAAGACCTCGATGACACGCCGCTGGTGCTGCGTGAACACGGATCGGTGACGCGGCAGACACTGGAAGAGGAAATGGCCCGGGCCGGTTTTCGCATTCGTCCGGCGATTCAGGTCGAGGGCCGGGAAGCGGCGCGTGAGGCGGTGGTGGTCGGGATTGGCGTGGGCGTTGTCTCGGCAGCAGAGTTTGGCGCGGATTCGCGGGTGTGTGCGTTGCCGATTATCGATTGCACGCGACGGCTGACGGAGACGCTGGTGTGTTTGCGTGAACAAAGCAATCGACGGGTGGTGGCGACCTTTCTCGATATGGTTCGCGACAGCCTTGTGTGA
- a CDS encoding FAD-dependent oxidoreductase has product MRPFWLEQALQADTSETCPPLHGEVRTDVCIVGGGYTGLWTAIMLKQQNPELDVLLIEADICGAGASGRNGGCALSWSAKYFTLERLFGVEEAVRLVKESERSIHAIGEFCEHYGVDADYRLDGTLYTATNRAQVGSTDAVIAALERNGINSFSQRPVADVQRMAGSSKHLEGWFSPAAASVQPGKLVRGLRRVALQLGVKIHENTAMTGLEEGRPARLQTPHGTVIADRVVLAMNAWMARAFPQFERSVAIVSSDMLITEPRPELLQEIGLTSGVTVLDSRIFVHYYHNTPDGRIMLGKGGNTFAFGGRMLPVFDQPSPYAGLLKNSLADFFPAFADVKVDATWNGPSDRSVTGLPFFGQMSSAGNVFYGFGYSGSGVGPCHMGGQILASLVQGLDNPWTRSPLVNGPLGYFPPEPIRYLGSLMVRNAIRRKERAEDHGRRPRHLDVRLAKFAAAAGKADKG; this is encoded by the coding sequence ATGAGACCGTTTTGGCTGGAGCAGGCTTTGCAGGCCGACACCTCGGAAACCTGCCCACCGTTGCACGGCGAAGTACGCACCGATGTGTGCATCGTCGGCGGCGGCTACACCGGGTTGTGGACGGCAATCATGCTCAAGCAACAGAACCCCGAACTCGATGTGCTGCTGATCGAAGCGGACATCTGCGGCGCCGGCGCCAGCGGGCGTAATGGCGGATGTGCGCTGTCGTGGTCGGCGAAATATTTCACCCTTGAGCGCCTGTTTGGCGTCGAGGAAGCGGTACGCCTGGTCAAGGAATCGGAACGCAGCATTCATGCGATCGGCGAGTTCTGCGAACACTACGGCGTCGATGCCGATTACCGCCTCGACGGCACGCTGTACACCGCGACCAACCGCGCGCAGGTCGGTTCGACCGACGCGGTGATCGCCGCGCTGGAGCGCAATGGCATCAACTCGTTCAGCCAGCGACCGGTCGCCGATGTGCAGCGCATGGCCGGTTCGAGCAAGCACCTGGAAGGCTGGTTCTCGCCGGCAGCGGCCAGCGTGCAACCGGGCAAACTGGTGCGTGGCTTGCGCCGTGTAGCGTTGCAACTGGGCGTGAAAATCCACGAAAACACCGCGATGACCGGACTGGAAGAAGGGCGCCCGGCACGCCTGCAGACGCCGCATGGCACGGTGATCGCCGATCGCGTGGTGCTGGCGATGAATGCGTGGATGGCCCGTGCCTTCCCACAGTTCGAACGCAGCGTGGCGATTGTCTCCAGCGACATGTTGATTACCGAACCGCGTCCGGAGCTGTTGCAGGAAATCGGTTTGACCAGCGGCGTCACTGTGCTCGATTCGCGGATTTTCGTGCACTACTACCACAACACCCCGGACGGTCGGATCATGCTCGGCAAGGGCGGCAATACCTTCGCGTTTGGTGGGCGCATGCTGCCGGTGTTCGATCAGCCGTCGCCGTATGCCGGCCTGCTGAAAAACAGTCTCGCGGACTTTTTCCCGGCGTTTGCCGATGTGAAAGTCGATGCCACCTGGAACGGGCCCTCAGATCGCTCGGTCACCGGGTTACCGTTCTTCGGCCAGATGAGCAGCGCGGGCAATGTGTTTTACGGTTTCGGTTATTCGGGCAGCGGCGTCGGCCCGTGTCATATGGGCGGGCAGATTCTTGCTTCGCTGGTGCAGGGGCTGGACAACCCGTGGACGCGCTCGCCGCTGGTCAACGGGCCGCTGGGCTATTTTCCGCCGGAGCCGATCCGCTACCTCGGTTCACTGATGGTGCGCAACGCCATCCGCCGCAAGGAACGCGCCGAGGATCACGGGCGGCGACCTCGGCATCTGGATGTGCGTCTGGCGAAGTTCGCCGCGGCGGCGGGCAAGGCTGACAAAGGGTAA
- a CDS encoding 2-aminoethylphosphonate--pyruvate transaminase, giving the protein MSIAEPILLTPGPLTTSARTRQAMMVDWGSWDDRFNQLTASLCEQLLAILNGAATHHCVPLQGSGTFAVEAAIGTLVPRDGKVLVLINGAYGKRLAKICEVLGRSFSTFETAEDEPTTAADVDRLLRADSSITHVVLIHCETSTGILNPLPEIAQVVEQHGKRLIIDAMSSFGALPVDARQVPFDALIAASGKCLEGVPGMGFVFARKESLAAAAGNSHSLAMDLYDQHAYMMKTGQWRFTPPTHVVAALHEALLQYNEEGGLPARHARYAANCQALMEEMGKLGLRSFLPAAIQAPIIATFHAPQDPRYQFKDFYERVKAKGYILYPGKLTQVETFRVGCIGHVSPDEMREAVAAVGDVLREMEVLKI; this is encoded by the coding sequence ATGAGTATCGCCGAACCCATCCTGCTCACTCCCGGCCCGTTGACCACTTCGGCCCGCACCCGCCAGGCGATGATGGTCGACTGGGGGTCATGGGATGACCGCTTCAACCAACTGACCGCCAGCCTTTGCGAACAATTGCTGGCGATCCTCAACGGCGCCGCGACTCACCACTGCGTGCCATTGCAGGGCAGCGGCACCTTTGCCGTCGAAGCCGCCATCGGCACTTTGGTGCCGCGTGACGGCAAAGTCCTGGTGCTGATCAACGGTGCCTACGGCAAGCGTCTGGCGAAGATCTGCGAAGTGCTTGGCCGTTCGTTCAGCACGTTTGAAACCGCTGAAGACGAACCGACCACCGCCGCTGACGTCGATCGTTTGTTGCGCGCCGACAGCAGCATTACCCACGTTGTGCTGATCCATTGCGAGACCAGCACCGGCATTCTCAATCCGCTGCCGGAGATTGCCCAGGTCGTCGAGCAACACGGTAAACGCCTGATTATCGACGCCATGAGCTCCTTCGGCGCACTGCCGGTGGACGCACGGCAAGTGCCGTTCGACGCACTAATCGCCGCTTCCGGCAAGTGTCTGGAAGGCGTGCCGGGGATGGGCTTCGTGTTTGCTCGCAAAGAGTCTTTGGCCGCTGCCGCCGGTAATTCGCACTCGCTGGCGATGGACCTGTACGACCAGCACGCCTACATGATGAAAACCGGGCAATGGCGCTTCACTCCGCCGACCCATGTGGTCGCGGCGCTGCACGAGGCGCTGCTGCAATACAACGAAGAAGGTGGCCTGCCGGCGCGGCATGCGCGTTACGCCGCCAACTGCCAGGCGTTGATGGAAGAGATGGGCAAACTCGGTTTACGCAGCTTCCTGCCGGCAGCGATTCAGGCACCGATCATTGCCACGTTCCATGCGCCACAAGATCCGCGCTATCAGTTCAAGGACTTCTACGAACGGGTCAAGGCCAAGGGTTACATCCTCTATCCCGGCAAATTGACTCAGGTCGAGACCTTCCGTGTCGGCTGTATCGGCCACGTCAGCCCGGACGAAATGCGCGAAGCCGTCGCGGCGGTCGGCGACGTGCTGCGTGAGATGGAAGTGCTGAAAATCTAA
- the phnX gene encoding phosphonoacetaldehyde hydrolase — MNYLNPNKLQAAILDWAGTVVDFGSFAPTQIFVEAFAEFDVQVSIEEARGPMGMGKWDHIRTLCDQPQVAERYRKAFGRTPTDDDVTAIYKRFMPLQIEKIAEHSALIPGALETIANLRQQGIKIGSCSGYPKQVMDKVVELAATNGYVADHVVATDEVPNGRPWPAQALANVIALGIDDVAACVKIDDTVPGILEGRRAGMWTVALICSGNALGLDYAGFRALGSDELASERKRIHALFEGSRPHYMIDTITDLPEVIADINKRLANGEMPQSS; from the coding sequence ATGAACTACCTCAATCCAAACAAGCTGCAAGCCGCGATCCTCGACTGGGCCGGCACCGTGGTCGATTTCGGCTCCTTCGCGCCAACGCAGATTTTCGTCGAAGCCTTCGCCGAGTTCGACGTGCAGGTCTCTATCGAAGAAGCCCGTGGCCCGATGGGCATGGGCAAGTGGGACCACATCCGCACCCTCTGCGACCAACCGCAAGTGGCCGAGCGTTATCGCAAGGCGTTCGGCCGTACGCCGACCGATGACGACGTCACCGCCATCTACAAGCGCTTCATGCCGTTGCAGATCGAAAAGATCGCCGAACACTCGGCGCTGATTCCCGGCGCCCTGGAGACCATCGCCAACCTGCGCCAGCAAGGGATCAAGATCGGTTCCTGCTCCGGCTACCCGAAGCAAGTGATGGACAAGGTCGTCGAACTGGCCGCCACCAACGGCTACGTCGCTGACCATGTGGTCGCCACCGACGAAGTGCCGAACGGCCGACCTTGGCCGGCCCAGGCCTTGGCCAACGTGATCGCGCTGGGCATCGACGATGTCGCGGCGTGCGTGAAGATCGACGACACCGTGCCGGGCATTCTCGAAGGCCGCCGCGCCGGGATGTGGACGGTCGCGCTGATCTGCTCGGGCAATGCGCTGGGTCTGGATTACGCCGGTTTCCGCGCCTTGGGCAGCGATGAGCTGGCCAGCGAACGCAAGCGCATTCACGCGCTGTTCGAAGGCTCGCGCCCGCACTACATGATCGACACCATCACTGATCTGCCGGAAGTCATCGCCGACATCAACAAGCGTCTGGCCAACGGTGAGATGCCGCAATCGAGCTAA
- a CDS encoding LysR substrate-binding domain-containing protein encodes MNLFQLRAFDAVAREGSFTRAAARLFISQPAVTGHIKALEEHYQITLLRRTARRVELTEEGTKLAAITRAMFGLAEEAQTMLEANRQLLTGRLEVAADGPHMVMPMLASLRARYPGITVNLRLGNAQETLAALLSEHADVAVLTEVEPRKGLHLQALSESRICALVPAGHPWAMRAGEVKLKELDQVIMVLREPSSITRRTFDQACAQASIHPRVLLELDSREAVTEAVAAELGVGVVSSVEVSHDPRVVAIPIVGAGLVNRHMIGCMERRRDLRLIQAFFGLAPT; translated from the coding sequence ATGAACCTGTTTCAGCTCCGCGCCTTCGACGCCGTGGCCCGCGAAGGCAGCTTCACCCGCGCCGCCGCGCGGTTGTTCATCAGCCAGCCAGCGGTCACCGGGCACATCAAAGCGCTGGAGGAGCACTACCAGATCACCCTGTTGCGGCGCACCGCGCGACGGGTGGAACTGACCGAGGAGGGCACCAAACTCGCGGCGATCACCCGCGCGATGTTTGGCCTCGCGGAAGAGGCGCAGACGATGCTCGAGGCCAACCGGCAGTTGTTGACCGGGCGGCTGGAAGTGGCGGCGGACGGGCCGCACATGGTCATGCCGATGCTCGCTAGCCTGCGTGCGCGCTATCCGGGGATCACGGTGAATCTGCGCTTGGGCAATGCCCAGGAAACCCTCGCGGCGTTGTTGTCGGAACACGCCGATGTGGCGGTGTTGACCGAGGTCGAACCGCGCAAAGGCCTGCATTTGCAAGCCTTGAGCGAATCAAGAATTTGCGCGTTGGTGCCGGCGGGGCACCCGTGGGCGATGCGCGCCGGGGAAGTGAAACTCAAGGAACTGGATCAAGTGATCATGGTGCTGCGCGAGCCGAGTTCGATCACCCGGCGTACGTTTGATCAGGCGTGTGCGCAGGCGTCGATCCATCCGCGTGTGCTGCTGGAACTCGATAGCCGTGAGGCGGTGACTGAAGCCGTCGCGGCTGAGTTGGGCGTTGGCGTGGTGTCATCGGTTGAGGTTAGTCATGACCCGAGGGTGGTGGCGATTCCGATTGTCGGGGCTGGGCTGGTGAATCGGCACATGATCGGCTGCATGGAACGGCGACGGGATTTGCGCCTGATTCAGGCGTTCTTTGGTCTGGCGCCAACCTGA
- a CDS encoding MFS transporter has product MNKHIGTIARWRMQIFAITWLAYAAFYFTRKAFSVAKLGIAEDPTFMLDKMAMANLDAIYLAAYAIGQFTWGMLADRFGPRVVVLGGLLISAAAALVMGSFATLPIFATCMLIQGLAQSTGWSGLCKNLGSFFPSQQRGRVLGLWSSCYAFGGLVASPFAGWWAYTLMGTWHAAFISSAVVVAVVAVLFFIFQRNKPEDVGLPAVEPEPELTAEETEANSKLSVWEPLKEILRNRTVLVLGLAYFMLKPARYAILLWGPVIVFEQMPSVGKVGAAIIPTSFELAGLLGPILIGLASDKLFGARRMPACVLSLLALTVTLALFMAALQSGSVLLVVALLFVMGLTLYGPDSMISGAAAIDFGKAKAGATAAGFVNGCGSVGAVLGGLLPGYFDSVTVFIVFAGCALFSALVLIPHWNSRPVGVMEPRASIPNCPLTIKPLRS; this is encoded by the coding sequence ATGAACAAGCACATCGGCACCATTGCGCGTTGGCGCATGCAGATTTTCGCGATTACCTGGCTGGCGTACGCCGCGTTCTACTTCACCCGCAAAGCTTTTTCAGTGGCCAAACTGGGCATCGCTGAAGACCCGACTTTCATGCTCGACAAGATGGCCATGGCCAACCTCGATGCAATCTATCTGGCGGCTTACGCCATCGGCCAGTTCACCTGGGGCATGCTCGCCGACCGATTTGGCCCACGGGTCGTGGTGCTCGGCGGTTTGCTGATTTCCGCCGCAGCGGCGCTGGTGATGGGCAGTTTCGCCACGTTGCCGATCTTCGCTACATGCATGCTGATTCAGGGCCTGGCGCAGTCCACCGGCTGGTCGGGGTTGTGCAAAAACCTCGGCAGTTTTTTCCCGTCCCAACAGCGCGGACGGGTGCTCGGGTTATGGAGTTCCTGCTATGCGTTTGGTGGTCTGGTGGCGTCGCCGTTCGCCGGTTGGTGGGCGTATACCTTGATGGGCACCTGGCACGCGGCGTTCATTTCCAGTGCGGTAGTGGTTGCGGTGGTCGCGGTGTTGTTCTTTATCTTCCAGCGCAACAAGCCCGAAGACGTCGGTTTGCCAGCGGTAGAGCCGGAGCCGGAACTGACCGCAGAAGAAACCGAAGCCAACAGCAAACTCAGCGTCTGGGAACCCTTGAAGGAAATCCTGCGTAACCGCACGGTGCTGGTGCTGGGCCTGGCGTATTTCATGCTGAAACCGGCGCGTTACGCGATTCTGTTGTGGGGGCCGGTGATTGTCTTTGAACAGATGCCCAGTGTCGGCAAGGTCGGCGCGGCGATCATTCCCACCTCGTTCGAACTGGCCGGATTGCTCGGGCCGATCCTGATCGGCCTGGCCTCGGACAAACTGTTCGGTGCCCGGCGCATGCCGGCCTGCGTGTTGAGCCTGTTGGCGCTGACCGTGACGCTGGCGCTGTTCATGGCTGCGTTGCAGAGCGGCAGTGTCTTGCTGGTGGTCGCGCTGCTGTTCGTCATGGGCCTGACCTTGTACGGGCCGGACTCGATGATCAGCGGTGCCGCCGCGATCGACTTCGGCAAAGCCAAGGCCGGCGCCACCGCTGCCGGTTTCGTCAACGGCTGCGGCTCGGTCGGTGCGGTACTTGGCGGTTTGCTGCCGGGTTACTTCGACTCGGTGACGGTGTTCATCGTCTTCGCCGGTTGCGCGCTGTTCTCGGCGCTGGTGCTGATTCCGCACTGGAACAGCCGTCCGGTTGGCGTGATGGAACCGCGTGCCTCGATCCCCAATTGCCCGCTGACGATCAAACCCCTGCGTTCCTGA
- a CDS encoding cytochrome b: MPWTSSESRYSTVSVLLHWLMLVLLVLVYASMELRGLFPKGSGGRTLIREVHYMLGLTVFVLVWFRLLARSIGPAPKIFPASPQWQTVLARLMHWALYLFMISMPILGWLITSAEGHQVMFYGFDLPLLVAENKDFAKQVEHWHVLIATIGYWLIGLHALAGVYHHYVVRDNTLLRMMPKRG, translated from the coding sequence ATGCCGTGGACAAGTTCCGAATCCCGTTACAGCACCGTATCGGTCCTGTTGCACTGGCTGATGTTGGTCCTGTTGGTGCTGGTGTACGCCAGCATGGAGTTGCGTGGGCTATTTCCCAAAGGCAGTGGCGGGCGCACGCTGATCCGCGAAGTGCATTACATGCTCGGCCTGACCGTGTTCGTGCTGGTGTGGTTTCGCCTGCTCGCCCGCAGCATTGGCCCGGCGCCGAAAATCTTTCCCGCGTCACCACAATGGCAAACCGTACTGGCGCGGCTGATGCACTGGGCGCTGTACCTGTTCATGATCAGCATGCCGATTCTCGGCTGGCTGATTACCAGCGCCGAAGGGCATCAAGTGATGTTCTATGGTTTTGATCTGCCGCTGCTGGTCGCGGAGAACAAGGATTTCGCCAAGCAGGTCGAGCACTGGCATGTGCTGATTGCCACGATCGGCTACTGGCTGATCGGCCTGCATGCGCTGGCGGGGGTCTATCACCATTATGTGGTGCGCGATAACACGCTGCTGCGGATGATGCCCAAGCGCGGTTGA